The Aestuariibaculum lutulentum genome segment TTGAAACCGTTGAAGGGCAAACCGTTAAATTACGCTCGGTAGGATTGAATAGTGAAGGTGTAGAGGTTTCGTCTTTTGAATTCGAGTGGAGTGTAAAGGTTAAATCTTAATTTTTAAAAATTGTTGTAACAATTAAGCAAACAATTCAACCAATAAGCAAATCAAAAAACAAAAAGTAAAAATGACAGCGCACGAAATTGATTATAATATATACGGTGAAGAAATGCAGTATGTAGAAATAGAACTTGACCCGCAAGAGGCCGTTGTAGCCGAAGCAGGAAGTTTTATGATGATGGACGACGGTATTAAAATGGAAACTATTTTTGGGGATGGTTCCCAAAACGATTCCGGATTTTTAGGAAAAATACTTGGTGCCGGTAAACGTATATTAACGGGAGAGAGTCTATTTATGACAGCGTTCTATAATACTTTACCTGGAAAACGAAAAGTGTCGTTCGCTTCTCCATATCCAGGAAAAATTATACCTATAGATTTAACCGAATATCGCGGAAAATTTATTTGCCAAAAGGATGCATTTTTATGTGCCGCTAAAGGGGTCAGTGTTGGTATTGAGTTCTCTAAACGATTGGGGCGTGGATTTTTTGGAGGCGAAGGTTTTATTATGCAAAAACTGGAAGGCGACGGTATGGCATTTGTTCATGCTGGTGGTACCATGGCTAGAAAAGTACTTCAGTCGGGGGAGATTTTGCGAGTAGATACTGGATGTATTATCGGATTTACTCAAGATGTCGATTACGATATTGAAT includes the following:
- a CDS encoding TIGR00266 family protein, with protein sequence MTAHEIDYNIYGEEMQYVEIELDPQEAVVAEAGSFMMMDDGIKMETIFGDGSQNDSGFLGKILGAGKRILTGESLFMTAFYNTLPGKRKVSFASPYPGKIIPIDLTEYRGKFICQKDAFLCAAKGVSVGIEFSKRLGRGFFGGEGFIMQKLEGDGMAFVHAGGTMARKVLQSGEILRVDTGCIIGFTQDVDYDIEFIGGIKNTVFGGEGLFYAKLQGPGVVYIQSLPFSRLAGRVWASAPQAGGKDRGEGSILGGLGNLLDGDNRF